The window CAACGACTGTGTAGCACTGTGtacatttgttttgtaatttaCAGTTTAGCAAAACAGTGAATTTAAAAATTGCTGCTTCACGACCTTCTTTGCAACGAACAAGTATTCACCACAATAAATGGAAGCTATACTTGGAAAAACATGTTGACTTCATAGCAAAATCAGTAAATATGGTCAAGTGCGAACGTAAATGAGACTATTACAATTTTATTCACAATTGGAGCTGTGGCTCCGCTAGATATAACTGTGATGACGCAAAACAGAATGAAACAACTTAATCTTCCTGATCACTGCCACCATTGTTTGTTCCCCTTGATATTGGCCATTGTTGCAATTCCTCATAAAATTCCACATGTATGTGCGTATGCATTAAGCCGGGGACCTGGAGACGAcggggaggcttcgtcccgccgcagCGCACAGTAGTTCACAAGTCCATaagaggccacagcagtccacccatcccaactccaccccacaccgaacccaagattTGTGTGGTTCGGCCCGCAGTGGACACCCCAAGAACGTCTGATGCCACACGagctagccccaaatgtttgcgtggtagagtaattatggtgttcaCGTATGTGCAaacggtgtttgcacagcaatcgccgacacagtgtaactgaggtggaataaggggaaccagcccgcattcaccgccttaaaaaccatccacggctggccggcacaccggacctcgacactattcCGGCTGGCGAATTCGTGttggggaccagcacgccttcccgctccggaagcagtgtgttagactgcgcggctagccgggcaggcAAATTTCACATACTCAGGTGGAATATATCGTTTCACTTTCAATATATCTTGCATGTTTTTGACTTCGATGGACACCCATATTTTAGGATATGCTAAGCCACTGGGAAGTGTAGGGCTCATAGCGAAGATGTAAATGAACTGAAACTTCTCTATGACAGCAGCTTCAATGAACAGCTCTGTTTCCACTTGCTCTGGCTAATGTGCATTATACTCAAGAGTCATCCACTTAGAAGGGATTTCCTTAGGAAACTTCCCATGCTTGATTCACAGAGGCAATACTTTTTAAAGTAAACAGGTCAACAATTTTAACTGCTAATACAGAAACATCGTCAGCAGTTTCCACTGAGAAATTACTTTATGCCTTTTCGATTACTATGGCATATCCTTCACCTATAcagcatgaacattaataaaaccgacaaagtgcagggacggattcctggggggaaatggaggaaaaagaccCAATGGAAATGTGTCCAGAGAtgcaccagccggccgctgtggccgagcgtttccaggcgcttcagtccggaaccgcgctgctgctacggtcgcaggttcaaatcctgccttggccatgtatgtgtgtgatgtccttagattagttacgtttaagtagttttaagtctaggggactgataacctcagatgataagtcccttagtgcttcgaactatttgaaccatttgtggaaaTGCAGTGTTGTCACGGTTGATGGCGCTGAcagatgacagttcctctgaccacgtgccgtgcgttccttgtgtgttgcaggctgtgtaattGACGTACTGCAAGCTGCAAAATTTGAGGGTATACATATCATGAAGAAGTCGAGGTGATGTATGTGTGGACGGAATCGATCGAAAGGCTGCTCGGCTGTATCAAAACAATGATACCACCCACATCATAAAttacaagccctttttgggcgtttgtgtgatcaagaGTCCTTTGAGATGGATGACCGTGCAGGAAGGCTGCGATCTGTGCGTACGCCAGATTTGGAGGACTGGGACCTACAGGattttgagacgaaccctagtgcaAGCTCCAGGCAACTAGTCCGCCAACATGGTGTGTCCTGCATGACAACCTCTATTACCCCTACCACCTGCAATCCGatggaggtcactttgaacatctaTTGTGAATTGGATGCGATGCAACTCTGTATTGTGTTCAGGGACGAATTGTTGACATTGCACACACACCGTCCATTACCAGACTAATGTCCTTAGCATTTTTTGCCTCCAATTCCACTCACGAATCCGCCCCTTCAGTTTGCCTGTCTTACTAAAGCGCACCATGCATTGGTCTTGTCATGATGGCTCACCAACTTCTTCATATTCCTATCTCTCTCGTTTGGGAGAAAACTGtgccagtatatacactcctggaaattgaaataagaacaccgtgaattcattgtcccaggaaggggaaactttattgagacattcctggggtcagatacatcacatgatcacactgacagaaccacaggcacatagagacaagcaacagagcatgcacaatgtcggcactagtacagtgtatatccacctttcgcagcaatgcaggctgctattctcccatggagacgatcgtagagatgctcgatgtaatctgtggaacggcttgccatgccatttccacctggcgcctcagttgtaccagcgttcgtgctggacgtgcagaccgcgtgagacgacgcttcatccagtcccaaacatgctcaatgggggacagatccggagatcttgctggccagggtagttgacttacaccttctagagcacgttgggtggcacgggatacatgcggacgtgcattgtcctgttgaaacagcaagttcccttgccggtctaggaatggtagaacgatgggttcgatgacggtttggatgtgccgtgcactattcagtgtcccctcgacgatcaccagaggtgtacggccagtgtagtagatcgctccccacaccatgatgaaggatgttggccctgtgtgcatcggtcgtatgcagtcctgattgtggcgctcacctgcacggcgccaaacacgcatacgaccatcattggcaccaaggcagaagcgactctcatcgctgaagacgacacgtctccattcgtccctccattcacgcctgtcgcgacaccactggaggcggctgcacgatgttgggacgtaagcggaagacggcctaacggtgtgcgggaccgtagcccagcttcatggagacggttgcgaatggtcctcgccgatacatcatgagcaacagtgtccctaatttgctgggaagtggcggtgcggtcccctacggcactgcgtaggatcctacggtcttggcgtgcatccgtgcgtcgctgcggtccggtcccaggtcgtcgggcacgtgcaccttccgccgaccactggcgacaacatcgatgtactgtggagacctcacgccccacgtgttgagcaattcggcggtacgtccacccggcctcccgcatgcccactatacgccctcgctcaaagtccgtcaactgcacatacggttcacgtccacgctgtcgcggcatgctaccagtgttaaagactgcgatggagctccgtatgccacggcaaactggctgacactgacggcggcggtgcacaaatgctgcgcagctagcgccattcgacggccaacaccgcggttcctggtgtgtccgctgtgccgtgcgtgtgatcattgcttgtacagccctctcgcagtgtccggagcaagtatggtgggtctgacacaccggtgtcaatgtgttcttttttccatttccaggagtgtatataaatgacctagtagatagtgtcggaggttccatgcggcttttcgcggatgatgctgtagtatacagagaagttgcagcattaggaaattgtagcgaaatgcaggaagatctgcagcggataggcacttggtgcagggagtggcaactgacacttaacatagacaaatgtaatgtattgcgattacatagaaagaaggatcctttattgtatgattatatgatagcggaacaaacactggtagcagttacttctgtaaaatatctgggagtatgcgtgtggaacgatctgaagtggaatgatcatataaacttaattactggtaaggcgggtaccaggttgagattcattgggagagtccttagaaaatgtagtccatcgacaaaggaggtggcttacaaaacactcgttcgacctatacttgagtattgctcgtcagtgtgggatccgtaccagatcgggttgacggagaagatagagaggatcaaagaagagcggcgcgtttcgtcacagggttatttggaaaccgtgatagtgttacggagatgtttaacaaactcagactctgcaagagaggcgctctgcatcgcggtgtagcttgctcgccaggtttcgagagggtgcgtttctggatgaggtatcgaatatattgcttcccctcacttatacctcccgaggagatcacgagtgtaaaattagagagattagagcgcgcacggaggctttcagacagtcgttcttcccgcgaaccatacgcgactggaacaggaaagggaggtaatgacagtggcatgtaaagtgccctccgccacacaccgttgggtggcttgcggagtataaatgtagatgtagatgtagattgtcatcCATGAAAGTTCCGCTCTTGTTTgttaacatgaagtacatgaaaagATACAAATGTtcttcaagtagccgaaaataacgatTTCccctcaattatcggttcagttggaccacaggaacCAATTCATTCCATTTAAACctactcacaccattatggagccgccagcaGCCTCCATAATATCTTGTTAATAATTTCGGTCAATGGCTTtggtggtctgcgccacactcgaaccctgccagcaTGTCGTACCATCTCAAACTGGGACTCATCCGACCGCGTCACGGTTTTTCACtcttctaggatccaaccgatacggtcacgagccgaggagaggtcctgcaggcgatgtcgtgctgttagcaaaggcactcgcgtccgccgtttgctgccataggccattaacacaACATTTCACAGCCCACTCAGTtccgtggttatttcacacagtgttgcctgtcttttagcactgagaactctacgcagcgccgttgctctcggttgttaagtgaagaacGTCGGCCACTGCGATGccggtggtgaaaggtaatgcctgaaatttggtattctcggcacagttttTGACACTgtagacctcggaatattgaattcccaaacgatttacgAAACATAATGTGCcaagcgtccagctccaactatcaGTCAGCGTTCAAAGTATGTTACTTTCCGTCGTGCAGCCAGAAtcactttccacatgaatcacctgaatacaaatgacagctctgtcaatgcagtgctgttttatgccttgtgtagcgggaataccgccatctgtatatgtacgaggtgtgttttttaagtaaggtctatttgaacataagtacacgacgaaaggttatttcaaaaaaagtaaatttattttcagaaagtacatacttcactctattttccGACATAGTTGCGAAGTTTATTGAAACATGTATCACAACTTTCAACCAATTTTTAAATACCCCTCCATAAAAACTTGCcacctgctccgataaccaagagttcacagCCGGTGTCACGTCTTCGTCATCATTGTAACAGCTGCCACTGAGGTGTTGCTTGAGGTGCGGGAACGGATGGTAATCGCTCAGCGCAAGACCACGAcagtagggtgggtggtctaaaacttcctagccaaaactgtccaataaattgcAGGTGTCACCTGCAGTGTgaagtcttgcattgtcatggagaaggacgaTTCCCACAGTCAGCATGCCGCATCTTTTGTTTTGGATCGCTCTGCGTGGCTTTCTCAggatttggcagtatgcttctgcattgatagtggttccttgtTGCATGATGTCGACCAACCAAACACCGTGCCTATGCCAAAataccgacgccatgattttgtgctgggacagagtctgtttggccttcacctttacaggcgagtgtgtgtgtttctattccacgctctgttgcttcgattctggcgtgatatgcgaaacccattaTTTGCGTCCAGTTACggtctgccggccagtgtggccgagcggttctacgcgctacagtctggaaccgcacgaccgctacggtcgcaggttcgaatcctgcctcgggcatgggtgtgttgtccttacgttagttagggttaagtagttctaagttctaggggactgatgacttcagatgttaagtctgatagtactcagagccatttgcaccatttttagcTACGGTCTGATCCAAGGAGCagtcaccttcttcgtgataacgagtcaagaacttcattgcacactcaaatctttggtttttgtcatCCTCTGTTACGAGTTTCGGGACCcaatgggagcacagtttcctaaactttaggtcttcagaaacaatgttgtaaagcactgatctcgacacgtcagaGACTTGTTGTTGTGCAGCGcttgttctcacgaatcctcgcttcaactgaagcagCCAAATCGTCTGTAACCAAAGAAGGGCGAACGAAGCGATCCTCATCATGGTCGTCAACGGcaatctttgaattctcgtacttccttacgcactttgctttcactcataacagtatcagcgtacacttcgcaaatctgtcgatgaatttctacagcagacaggttccttgatGACATAAACCGCATCACTGAGCGACCCTCACGCGCGGCGGGCGAGTTGCcgttttaaacattttgaaagcacagaacagaaccgtacgggtcagctacagagctgaaactgaacacagttgttcccgaggcatgccggtacacgacgcacgcCCTCGTTGCGGTATGCGCGCAACTACCAGTGTCTACAACAAAGCGGACctaacttaaaaaacacgcctcgtaaatatcgctattccatgacttttgtcacctcagtgtatttaactAACTTCAGTAAAAGAAGCTGACTCATGACCAGTTTGCAGTGACCGATTCAATTTTCGGGTGTGATATTGGTAGTCGGGCGACCGATTGGCGTTGTTAGTCGTTGTCtcaagtccgaagactggtttgatgcagctttctatgCTACTCTAGCCTGCACGAGCTTCTcatatccgaataactactacagtctgttgttgtggtcttcagtcctgagactggtttgatgcagctctccatgctactctatcctgtgcaagcttcttcatctcccagtacttactgcaacctacatctttctgaatctgcttagtgtattcatctcttggtctccctctacgatttttacccgacaccctgccctccaatgctaaatttgtgatcccttgatgcctcagaacatgtcctatcaaccggtcccttcttcttgccaagttgtgccacaaactcctcaccaattctattcaatacttcctcgttagttatgtgatcaacccatcaaatcttcagcattcttctgtagcaccacatttcgaaagcttctattctcttcttgtctaagctatttatcgcccacgtttcacttccatacatggctacactccatacaaatactttcagaaacgacttcctgacacttaaatctatactcgatgttcacaaatttctcttcttcagaaacgctttccttgccattgccagtctagattttatatcctctctacttcgaccaccatcaattattttgctctccaaatagcaaaactcctttactactttaagtgtctcatttcataatcgaattccttcagcgtcacccgacttaatgcgactacattccattatcctcgttttgcttttgttgatgttcatcttatatcttcctttctaggcactgtccattccgttcaactgctcttccaagtgctttgcggtctctgacagaattacaatgtcatcggagaaccacaaagtttttaattcttctccatggattttaatacctactccgaatttttcttttttttccctttactgcatgctcagtatacagattaaataacatcggggagaggctacaagcctgtctcactcccttcccaaccactgcttccctttcatgtccctcgactcttataattgccatctggtttctgtacaaaaggtaaatagcctttcgctccctgtattttacccctgccactttcagaatttgaaagagagtattccagtcaactacaGCCTATGCCTTCtaaatgtgcttactgtattcatatcttggtctcacttctctatttctacttccaaaaagtccttccaatactaaattggtgatcccttgacgtctcacaaTGTgtgctgtcaaccgatccctttcttttttttgtcaagttgtgccacaaatttcttgtctctccaattctattcagtacctccttattagttacgtgatctactcatcgaatcttcaacattattctgcagcaccacatttccaaagcttataTTCGCATTTTATCTAAACGGTTTATCTCGTCCACGTTAAGGCATAAGGACAACAAACAACTGAGTAGTAGCATTTGCAGCACATCCGTCGGTTGTTGTGTTTGTTCTTTCAGCGGCACGACTATAGTACGAATCGTCCTTGACGGCGAGTCGGAGCAGGTAACGGCGAGACGTTGATACCCCGTCACCCGCGGCGGCTCCCGACGCGGGCagagccctcccctctccccaccaacCCCGGGCGACTGCCGCCGCCGCAGGCCGAGGCCGGACTATAAGACGGCAACGCCGACCGAGCTGAGGACAATTCGAGAGAGTGATGCCGCCGAGGAGGGACCGCGGTTCGCGCGCTACCACTACGTGCGCTGCGGCAGCAGCCGCGATGCGCTGCCTGGCCGTGGCGCTGCTGTGCTGCGCATGCGCGGATGCCGCCGCGGGTACTCGCGGTAGCGCCTGCATCGGGTCGGGGCCGGCGCTGGAGGAGCTGCTGAGGCGTAACTACAGCGAGCACAGCGAGGGCATGTGGAGCTGCGCCGACCGAGGCCCCCGCTACCGCGACGCCACGCTCGCCTTCCAGTTCAACTTTCCCGGCCTCGAACTCATCCACTGCATCGCCGCGGACACAGAGGTTTTGGATTTTTCCAAAGGTGAAGTGTACTTCGTCATGCTGAGCGGCTCCGCCGACTCGCCGCCGCGGTACAAGTGCAAGATGTGCGACAGCAGGTGGTACACCCTGGATAGGGACCCGATGCTGCAGCGGCCGCTGGTGCAGTGCAGAGGCTTCGCCAAGCTGGAACTGGAGCTGGAAGGGCACCCCGCAGAGGGCGGGACGCGGCTGGACGGCGTGCGCTGCCACACGGCCTGGCGCAAGGGCTGCGACAGGGGCTACACGTGGTGCCACGGCAAGTGCTGCCGCCGCGAAGCGCTCTTCTACTATCCCCGTAAGTACATTGCCTCACCCATAGAACGTGCCCCAATTTCAGTCGTATTTTTGACCGTAACAACCGTCTAGAACACTGGTAGTCAACCCGGTACttaaagccatcggcacacggactGTGCTGTCGAACGTCGACGCTGAGGGTGACgaattcaacgtgctgctgaacgctcagaaatgatgcgacttgtgcattcGGTACGTGTGCCTCAGCGTGGTACAAGCGATCGCAGCGCTCTCCAGTGGCAGTTGTCGACTGTATCTGGCTCGCACATCACACTGTTAACGATTTTGGTAGGCGTACAATTTTCTGGGTTAACTCCATTGTAACTCACATTTCTTCCCTTGTCGATATGCTCGTTACGTTGGTCTGTTTGCTGCatacataaataattatttcaatatCCATGGACATTATATAAGAAAGAAAACTACCATGAccaatcagatttttttttaaaataaaggatggggcccctccacgccacaccaaaccaaaagttctactgtcacctccgtataacacgttagttttcaAATcgtgagtcacaggatgcgggctgtgatgttattcaTGCGTCTGGGCAGGATTAGTCATTGACATGGTtcatcaggagacagaaagtggaccAAAGCGATCGAAGAGTAGCGGTTCGTAAGGgcaaagggaaaaaagtgccaaggcaagcgccaagacgggtagtaagggcagtagcggcttgctagctgcgacagtgcatgcaaagtgtatttatgttagtgcgaggtatcgtgcatcgttatctTTGTCGTTGGGGAAGCTTGCTGTAGGGCATGTTGCGGCAGCTACGTCCCTGTAACAGTACAAGGTCGTCATACATTAGCGGGCGATCGCTCATGGATGAGGtcacagtgtagggggtgtgtgtggctggtttgcgtgttgtacagtacggtttccctgcgatcgcctgtttttcggcgggtcgagcatttggggttaccagtagtagctgtgttgcaggcgctcgccagtactgtcgtgttagcgtgctatggaccatagatgctTATAatgtctttggtctattatgtttccatccacggttgtggtcgtagttacccagagaaaggataaacgagtTACACGagagtctcgtgttattgtacagtcgtgtggagagtttttgcaatacctgcaagatggtatatAGCTGATATTccaggtgaaggtccgcggtgcgtgtgtagcgcggagcgttgcttatgtttctgacaagggaacctccccattgcaccccccctcagatttagttataagttggcacagtggataggc is drawn from Schistocerca gregaria isolate iqSchGreg1 chromosome 3, iqSchGreg1.2, whole genome shotgun sequence and contains these coding sequences:
- the LOC126355989 gene encoding uncharacterized protein LOC126355989 — encoded protein: MPPRRDRGSRATTTCAAAAAAMRCLAVALLCCACADAAAGTRGSACIGSGPALEELLRRNYSEHSEGMWSCADRGPRYRDATLAFQFNFPGLELIHCIAADTEVLDFSKGEVYFVMLSGSADSPPRYKCKMCDSRWYTLDRDPMLQRPLVQCRGFAKLELELEGHPAEGGTRLDGVRCHTAWRKGCDRGYTWCHGKCCRREALFYYPQLQQPIGTGSLLTAQTAGSRDAPLLHLLTKAAKTAVTDC